One Natrinema marinum genomic window carries:
- a CDS encoding PQQ-binding-like beta-propeller repeat protein: protein MTYESHLIELPEDAPWHEKPGESIHRQGDTDQIPEVDVTEEDLGETGEDPTNWLIMGGSYQSQRHTTADVITPDNVDQLETEYRLEVADHPNDFQGSPILVDGDPPIMYVTVGPDLLYAINARSGEILWRHFYRPLVGASDTTPPAERGAAVLGDTVYKSTLDLGVIAIDRYTGEERWYYNGAAAYRGEVAQDGPMHEELMWERSRGTTSSFPPLIYDGMLMKGSFGGEFGVSGFFDGISLEDGSPQWRVNMTPPHEWVGESWEHGGATAWASGALEPDSGTVVIPAANPGPWYGTVRPGWNPYSCGKVAVNTEDGEYQWHHQDSPHDWWDYDSPSPPVVFEAEVDGETKNFATWPGKTGWVYTVDMETGQLHQRSDEFVQHLNTFNLPPYDDLESAPWIMPDLIGGTNPQPSAYDPETRTLVVKGTNYPIKFSWFETEYQPGEIYIGMDTVRRTEPVKVEVGEQREGDEVGNERAGNETAIGNETAIGNETTLGNETAGNETGLGNETAGNETGGDGGDLHEDAGDDGEEEEEEEEAEPETQFADESVEEWNQNAGVIAGIDPLTGDVKWQNWFSWRVGPPWGGSLTTATGVTFAGGPGGYLHAFDTESGERLSTNVVGNHGVDGAPISWYDPNEGKQYVAITGGGGNQVNEEGNTIAVYSLQE, encoded by the coding sequence ATGACCTACGAATCCCACCTCATCGAACTACCCGAAGACGCACCGTGGCACGAAAAGCCGGGCGAATCGATCCACAGACAGGGCGACACCGATCAGATCCCCGAGGTAGACGTTACCGAAGAGGACCTTGGCGAAACGGGCGAGGACCCCACGAACTGGCTCATCATGGGCGGTTCGTACCAGTCCCAGCGCCACACCACCGCCGACGTCATCACACCTGACAACGTCGATCAGCTCGAGACCGAGTATCGACTCGAGGTCGCGGACCATCCGAACGACTTCCAGGGGTCGCCGATCCTCGTCGACGGCGATCCGCCGATCATGTACGTCACGGTCGGGCCGGATCTGCTGTACGCGATCAACGCCCGGTCGGGCGAGATCCTCTGGCGGCACTTCTATCGTCCTCTCGTCGGCGCGTCCGACACGACGCCGCCGGCCGAACGCGGCGCCGCCGTCCTCGGCGACACGGTCTACAAGAGCACGCTCGATCTGGGCGTCATCGCGATCGACCGCTACACCGGCGAGGAGCGGTGGTACTACAACGGCGCGGCTGCCTACCGCGGCGAGGTCGCCCAGGACGGCCCCATGCACGAGGAACTGATGTGGGAACGCTCCCGCGGGACTACCTCCTCGTTCCCGCCGTTGATCTACGACGGGATGCTGATGAAAGGCAGCTTCGGCGGCGAGTTCGGCGTCAGCGGCTTCTTCGACGGCATCAGTCTCGAGGACGGCAGTCCGCAGTGGCGGGTCAACATGACGCCGCCCCACGAGTGGGTCGGCGAGTCCTGGGAACACGGCGGCGCGACCGCCTGGGCCTCCGGGGCGCTCGAGCCCGATTCGGGAACGGTCGTCATTCCGGCGGCCAACCCGGGGCCGTGGTACGGCACCGTCAGGCCGGGCTGGAACCCCTACTCCTGCGGGAAGGTCGCGGTCAATACCGAAGACGGCGAGTACCAGTGGCACCACCAGGACTCCCCCCACGACTGGTGGGACTACGACTCGCCGAGCCCGCCGGTCGTCTTCGAGGCGGAGGTCGACGGCGAGACGAAGAACTTCGCGACCTGGCCCGGGAAGACCGGCTGGGTGTACACGGTCGACATGGAAACCGGCCAGCTCCACCAGCGCAGCGACGAGTTCGTCCAGCACCTCAACACGTTCAACCTCCCGCCCTACGACGACCTCGAGAGCGCGCCGTGGATCATGCCGGACCTCATCGGCGGCACGAATCCCCAGCCGAGCGCGTACGACCCCGAGACGCGGACGCTGGTCGTCAAGGGGACCAACTACCCGATCAAGTTCTCCTGGTTCGAAACGGAGTACCAGCCGGGCGAGATCTACATCGGGATGGACACCGTGCGCCGGACGGAGCCGGTCAAGGTGGAAGTAGGCGAACAGCGCGAGGGTGACGAGGTCGGCAACGAGCGCGCCGGAAACGAAACGGCCATCGGTAACGAAACGGCCATCGGTAACGAAACGACTCTCGGCAACGAGACTGCCGGAAACGAGACCGGCCTCGGCAACGAGACCGCTGGCAACGAGACGGGCGGTGATGGTGGCGATCTCCACGAGGATGCGGGAGACGACGGAGAAGAAGAGGAGGAGGAAGAGGAAGCGGAACCTGAAACGCAGTTCGCCGACGAGTCCGTCGAAGAGTGGAACCAGAACGCCGGCGTGATCGCCGGGATCGATCCGCTCACCGGCGACGTGAAGTGGCAAAACTGGTTCAGCTGGCGGGTCGGCCCGCCGTGGGGCGGCTCGCTGACGACCGCGACCGGTGTGACCTTCGCCGGCGGTCCCGGCGGCTACCTCCACGCCTTCGACACCGAGTCGGGCGAACGGCTGTCGACCAACGTGGTCGGCAACCACGGCGTCGACGGCGCGCCGATCAGCTGGTACGACCCCAACGAGGGGAAACAGTACGTCGCGATCACCGGCGGCGGCGGCAATCAGGTCAACGAAGAGGGCAACACGATCGCCGTCTACTCGCTCCAGGAGTAA